GGCTCCCGATCGCGCCCGCATCGATCGCCGCAAGCACAGCCTCGCGCGGTGGCTCCGGGAGACCGCCCAGGCCGCGCTCACCCACGAATACGCGTACTACCTGCTCTCGATGGGCATCGCCCACAGCCACCGCGACTACGGCCCGGGCGGCCGCATCCCGCCGCAGTTCATGGTGGCCGCGATGAGCCTGACCCAGACCGCGCTCGCCGCGATCTTTCGCGACGAGATGGGCGATCCGGCGCGGGCGCTGGCCGCGTCGGTGGCGTGGAACAAGCTGCTGCTGCTCAACCTCAACGCGCTGCTCGTCGGCTACCTGCTGCCTCCGCGGACATCGCCCCGAGAGCCCGCCGGCCCCCGGAGCGCGTCCTGACGGTAGGCGGTCTACTTCGCCTTGTGGGTCAGCGTGATGCTCATGGCCTTGGCCGCCTCCTCGTACTTGGCGACCGAGGCGTCGTG
This genomic interval from Candidatus Methylomirabilota bacterium contains the following:
- a CDS encoding protoglobin family protein, whose amino-acid sequence is MSANDDPRVPPGADMEGYLRELADFVGFGDGDAAAIRASAPAVLENEQALTTALYDHFLRFPATARFFLGPDGAPDRARIDRRKHSLARWLRETAQAALTHEYAYYLLSMGIAHSHRDYGPGGRIPPQFMVAAMSLTQTALAAIFRDEMGDPARALAASVAWNKLLLLNLNALLVGYLLPPRTSPREPAGPRSAS